CTGCTGTGGAGTGATTGACGTGGGCAAAACAATTGAGCCGCGACTGAGGATCGGGGGTAAGCGAATGCGCCACGCCATAAATAACGCCGCTGGTGCCGGCTGTGGTAGCTACATCGCCGGGTTGCATCACATTCAGCGAAAGGGCATTGTTGGGCTGGTCACCCGCTTTGTAGGTAACGGGTATGCCTGCAGTTAAACCAAGTGTTGCAGCAACTGACGCTAGTAAACGACCATGTGTAGCAAACACCGGTTGAAGTGATGGAATCAATGACCTGTCGAATCCGAAGTGATGCATAACGGCATCGCTGATTTGCTGTTTTTCAAAGTCCCAGAAAATGCCTTCACTCAGGGCGCTGACAGTGGTGCTGGCTTCGCCGGTCATTTGCAGGGCGGCAAAATCGCCGGGCAACATGATCCGCTTTGCTTTTGCATAAATATGTGGTTCGTGTTCTTTTACCCAAGCCAGTTTGGCTGCGGTAAAATTGCCGGGTGAATTGTAGAGTGTTTGCAAACAAGCGGCATGTCCAATAGCATCAAATGCGGTGTCACCATAAGGCACGGCCCGGCTATCGCACCAGATAATGCTGTTGCGTAGCGGTTGTGCAGCCGCATCTACCATTACCAGCCCATGCATTTGGTAGGCAATACCAATGGCGGCGATGTCTTTGGGATTGTATAAGCCACTGGCGTTGGCCTTGAGAATGCATTGTTGTATATCACTCCACCATTGCAGCGGGTCTTGTTCGGCCCAGCCTTTTTGCAAGGCCACAATAGGTGCTTCCTGTTCGGGATAGCTGGCACTGGCAATGGTTTGTTGCGTTTGTGCATCTACTACGGCCACTTTTATGGAAGATGTTCCCAGGTCTATTCCGAGTAATAACATATGGCAGAATGAAAAAAATAAATGGAGGTGAAGGTAAAAGGAAACCCAGCTTGTACCATGCCGTGGCCGCAGATATTGCCGGGTGATTGGGCAAAAGTTTACGCAAATGTTTGCGTAAGCTTTTGCTTGCAGGCCCATGCAGAAACCGTAATTATGCAGGAACACGAAACAATAATCATGGCACAACAGGTAGCATTGGTAACGGGCGGCGGGGCTGGTTTAGGACTGGCCATTGCATCGGCATTGGTAGCTGCAGGCACTACGACTATTATTTGCGGCCGCAATGAAGAAAAGCTGGCCGCAGCGCAGCAAAGCCTTGGCCCGCTGTGCCATACACGGGTGCTGGATGTAACACAACTTGCCGCCATACCTGCTTTTGTAGCCGAAATTATTGAGACGTTTGGCCAATTGGATGTATTGGTAAACAATGCAGGTATCAATTATAAAAAACCGTTTACCGAGGTCACAGACGAAGAGTTTCAGATGGTGATGAGCACCAACCTGAATGCCGTGTTTGCCATGAGCCGTGAGGCCGCCAAAGCCATGTTGCAGCAGGGTAGTGGTTGTATCATCAACATTAGTTCGATGGCGGCGCAGTATGGCATTCCGAAAGTGATTGCCTACAGTGCCAGCAAAACTGCCATTGAAGGCATGACCCGAGCCATGGCGGTAGAACTGTCGCCGCTGGGTATTCGGGTAAATTGCATAGCGCCGGGTTTCATTTATTCTGATATGACTGCCGCTGCACTCAACAGCGATCCGGAACGCAAAGCCAAAGTATTTGGCCGTACCCCGATGGGAAAAATGGGGCAGCCGCAAGACATTGGCAGTGCTGTGGCTTTTTTGGCCAGCCCTGCTGCCAGCTACATTACAGGCGTAGTGCTGCCGGTAGACGGCGGTAATTCCATCGGATTTTAAATTGGTTAGTGTTGTGAATTATTGAGAGCATAACGCTTTTGGAGTTGTGTTCAATTGACTGTTTGTTTAGTCTGTTGGTTTTATTGTCGCGTTTTGGTTAGACAAGCTGCAGTAAGGCTGAATACCCATTCAATTGCTGTTGCATCATTCATGCTGCCTTGGGGGATAATCATTCAATTTTTGGGGTACGTTTCATTCAAAATGCTTCCGGTAAGCATTGGCACTTTTTTCCACGGCTATCTTCAAAAATCTATTGTTGAATAGTGCCGCTGCTGACAGCAAAAAACACTGCCAGCAGCGCTGCTTCAGTCTTCAATTTTTAAAAAACGAATGTGCTGTATGAAAAAACTCTACGCTAGTCTTCTCTTGCTGCTTGGTACTATGGTTGTGGTACAAGCTCAAACGCTTATTCCGGTCGATAATGAACTGATATTGCCACGATATGCTTATTACGGCGGTACTTCCAGTTCCAATACCAACCGCATTCCTGTTGCTGTTCGTTTGAAGCTGTCGGGCCTTACTGCCAATACCACTTACCGCTACCTGGCGGGTATCAGTAGCAATCCATCGCTAACCACCACGCAGGCGCCGGGGCCTATGTACAGAATCAACAACACTGAAACCGCGGCAGGTTCTATCACCGGCTATTCTGCTGTAAAAGCCATCAATTCATCCGAAATCAATAATGATACGATGATAACCTCAGGGGCTTCCCGCCATGCAAAATTTACCACCGATGCAGCGGGTGAATACACGGGCTGGTTTGCAAGTGTACCCATTGGTACTGCGGCAGCCTCCGGACAGCAGGCTGCAGGTGCAGATGTGTATTTCTACATCAATATCGGAAGCAACAGCACTCCTGCATCAGGTATCATTCAGTCATTTCGCACCACTTCCACCATCCGATTGCTCGATTACTCCAGCGTAGCTGGTAATGTAAATGGCTGTACCGGTCTTATTGGTACCTCTGACGTAGGCAGCGAAAAAATGGTAACCATTTATGATAACACTGCCGGCACCGGGCGGCCACTTTACAGCACGTTTACCGAAAACAATAATTCACCCGGCAGCCCTACCGGCAACCTCAATGAAGGTAATATCTGGACCAACCCTGTGTTGTATCCGGCGGTAGATGGTGTAAGTGGTAGCTGGGCGGCTATTATTCCCAATTCATTGAGTGGCGGTGTAAAAGCTATCAACTTTTACAATGCTGATGGTACCCTGCTCACACTTTCCAATGGTCCCTCTGCCAATATCAGTAACGATGGTGTTTGGAATGGTGTGGCTACAGCCAATCCTTCCGGCGATTCAACACGACCCATTGTGATCAACAGCATTCAGGGGTCTTCGCTGCCGGTACAGCTCCTCCATTTTCAGGGCCGTGCCGTAAAAAGCAATGTAGAACTTACCTGGACTACCGCTCAGGAAAAAGACAATAAGCATTTTGAGATTCTTCGTGCCGGTACCGATGGCCGGTTCTTCAATATTGGTACCGTGGCTGCAACTTCCTCCACTGCTGCTACACATCAGTACAGCTTTGTGGATGCAGAGCCTTTCTCAGGGAAAAATTTGTACCGACTCAGGCAGGTAGACAAAGACGGAAAAAGTACTACCTACAAAACCATAGTGGTACAGGCTGCACAGCAGGCACAAGCCATTCGCATCGTTTCGGTAAGTAATGCAGAACTGGTGTTGTCGGTAACTGCTGCCGCTCAAGGGAATGGCGCCATCAGTTTTACCGATATGCGTGGCAGCGTGTTGCATAGCAGAACAGTTCAGTTGCAGAAGGGCGAAAACCTGATCCGCATTCCCATGAATGGTATGCCTAAGCAAATGGGCATTGTGCAGGTAATAGGAGCACAGGCCAAACGCATGCATCTTAAGGTGATCTTATAAAACGTTTCAAAAAAGTCGCTGTGTGACTATGCAACTACAGCGGCTTTTTTGGTGTATGCATAGTAAGGTGGATAGCATAACGGTCTCTGACTGTTGTGCTATTTTTTTGCACAGGAAGTTTTTGTAAAGATTGCGTGTATCAAATCGTTGAGTGCCTTGGCTTTGCCCGGTAACCTGTAGCACTGTTCAAATGGCTTGTGCACATTCAATTTGGTGATTTCGACCAATGCCTGCCTAATTTTGATAGCCCTAACAGGATGTTCTGCTAATTTTATGGTCACTATTTGACGATGCCTGCCTCTTACCGCACATATGCAAACGATGAACTGGTTCGCCTGCTACAGCAGGATGATGCGGAGGCGTTTACCGAAATCTATCGCCGCTACTGGCAAAAGATGTTTGCCATTGCCATCAACCGCCTGCACGACAGTGCTTTGGCCGAAGATGTGGTGCACGATGTGTTTGCCAGCTTGTGGGCCAACCGCACAGAAGCGGCCATTCAAACCATTGAAAATTACCTGGCTGTAGCCACCAAATACATGGTGCTCACCCGCCTGAAACAGCAGGCCCGCCAGCAGCAGTTGCTGCAACAGGCACCGGCAACGCTAGCCATCAACGATGAGGTTGAACTGCGGATGCAGCAGCGCCAGCTACTGGCCCGCATTGCCGAAGAGGTAGAAAAACTGCCCGAAAAGTGCCGCCTCATTTTTAAGTACAGCCGCGAAGCAGGCATGCCGGTAAAAGAGATTGCCCGGTTATTGCAGCTATCGCCCAAAACGGTGGAAAACCAACTCACCAAAGCCCTGCGCCAGTTGCGTGTGGCTACCCGCAGCCTCTTTATGATGCTGGTTTTGTTCCTCTTTTTCTAATCTCCTACTTTTTTTCATGCGCCGTGGGGGATATCCTTTCTGCGGCATACTTATTCTATTACAACGATGCCAACGCCTGCTCACATAGAAGCTTTGATTGAGAAATATCTCCAGGGAACTGCCAGCCCCGAAGAGGTTGCGGAACTGAATAACTGGTACCGCTCCTTCGATGACAGCGAGGCGGA
The Phnomibacter ginsenosidimutans genome window above contains:
- a CDS encoding xylulokinase, producing the protein MLLLGIDLGTSSIKVAVVDAQTQQTIASASYPEQEAPIVALQKGWAEQDPLQWWSDIQQCILKANASGLYNPKDIAAIGIAYQMHGLVMVDAAAQPLRNSIIWCDSRAVPYGDTAFDAIGHAACLQTLYNSPGNFTAAKLAWVKEHEPHIYAKAKRIMLPGDFAALQMTGEASTTVSALSEGIFWDFEKQQISDAVMHHFGFDRSLIPSLQPVFATHGRLLASVAATLGLTAGIPVTYKAGDQPNNALSLNVMQPGDVATTAGTSGVIYGVAHSLTPDPQSRLNCFAHVNHSTAAARIGLLLCINGCGIMNKLMRQWLAPQLSYDEVNQLAAQIPAGSEGVRVLPFGNGAERMLGNRQPGAQILQVDANKHHTAHVLRATQEGIAFAFRYGLDIMRSMGMHPQHIKAGLANMFQSAVFTYAFVNSTGVPVSLYNTDGATGAALGAGIGAGAFAEHELGAGLQLLNRIEPTPAHQALYEDAYLQWRSSLEQSITQ
- a CDS encoding SDR family NAD(P)-dependent oxidoreductase, translated to MAQQVALVTGGGAGLGLAIASALVAAGTTTIICGRNEEKLAAAQQSLGPLCHTRVLDVTQLAAIPAFVAEIIETFGQLDVLVNNAGINYKKPFTEVTDEEFQMVMSTNLNAVFAMSREAAKAMLQQGSGCIINISSMAAQYGIPKVIAYSASKTAIEGMTRAMAVELSPLGIRVNCIAPGFIYSDMTAAALNSDPERKAKVFGRTPMGKMGQPQDIGSAVAFLASPAASYITGVVLPVDGGNSIGF
- a CDS encoding RNA polymerase sigma-70 factor, translated to MPASYRTYANDELVRLLQQDDAEAFTEIYRRYWQKMFAIAINRLHDSALAEDVVHDVFASLWANRTEAAIQTIENYLAVATKYMVLTRLKQQARQQQLLQQAPATLAINDEVELRMQQRQLLARIAEEVEKLPEKCRLIFKYSREAGMPVKEIARLLQLSPKTVENQLTKALRQLRVATRSLFMMLVLFLFF